From the ANME-2 cluster archaeon genome, one window contains:
- a CDS encoding DUF2179 domain-containing protein has product MDIPAIISSDTFELIFIPILIFCARALDVSIGTIRIIFVTRGRRLLAPLLGFCEIMIWLLAIGSVMQNFTNPLYYIAYAGGFSLGNFMGIMIEDKLAMGTVAVRIITVKDAGLLIEQLTSKGYGVTSLDAMGATGQKVMIIFTIIKRKDLQNVVEVITEFNPLAFYSVQEVRAINKGVFPVERPFYQEKFLSSLKNKQK; this is encoded by the coding sequence ATGGATATTCCAGCAATTATCAGCTCAGACACTTTTGAACTTATCTTCATCCCGATCTTGATTTTCTGTGCCAGGGCTTTAGACGTATCCATAGGGACCATCCGCATCATATTTGTTACCCGTGGACGGAGATTACTTGCCCCTCTGCTTGGGTTTTGTGAGATCATGATCTGGTTGCTTGCAATCGGGTCTGTTATGCAGAACTTTACCAATCCACTCTATTACATTGCCTATGCAGGAGGTTTCAGTCTCGGGAATTTTATGGGGATAATGATTGAAGATAAACTGGCTATGGGTACGGTGGCTGTACGAATAATTACCGTAAAGGATGCCGGGCTGCTCATAGAACAACTAACGTCAAAAGGGTATGGAGTGACCAGCCTGGATGCAATGGGCGCTACCGGGCAAAAAGTAATGATCATTTTCACGATCATTAAGCGCAAGGACCTCCAGAACGTTGTTGAAGTGATAACAGAATTCAATCCGCTGGCGTTCTATTCGGTACAGGAGGTTCGGGCTATAAATAAAGGGGTGTTCCCGGTGGAAAGACCATTCTATCAGGAAAAATTCCTGAGCTCATTGAAGAATAAGCAAAAATGA
- a CDS encoding UPF0175 family protein: protein MKTISVRLPEQYIHDIEDAAGQELIDKGTMLRKLIGNGLEEYRIKKALESYSEGKISLWKAAGKAGITYRAALEELKIRNIPFRYEKEDLDVDIDWALQEK from the coding sequence ATGAAGACCATATCAGTACGGCTGCCAGAGCAATATATCCATGATATTGAAGACGCGGCCGGACAGGAACTAATAGACAAGGGCACCATGCTTCGCAAGCTCATAGGGAACGGCCTTGAGGAATACCGCATCAAAAAGGCACTGGAATCTTATTCAGAGGGAAAGATATCCCTGTGGAAGGCGGCTGGCAAGGCAGGAATAACTTACCGGGCAGCCCTTGAGGAACTGAAGATACGAAATATTCCGTTCAGGTATGAAAAAGAGGACCTGGATGTGGATATTGATTGGGCTTTGCAGGAAAAATGA
- a CDS encoding UPF0175 family protein, with amino-acid sequence MDDEHKSEMNTATKLYKEGKITLREASDITGIPLRDILHKFSKMGLYIRYDEDELKEDIE; translated from the coding sequence ATGGATGATGAGCATAAAAGCGAAATGAATACCGCTACCAAACTCTACAAGGAAGGGAAGATTACTCTCAGGGAAGCTTCTGATATTACAGGAATCCCTTTAAGGGATATTCTCCATAAGTTCAGCAAAATGGGTTTATACATCAGGTATGATGAAGATGAGTTAAAGGAAGATATTGAATGA
- a CDS encoding PIN domain-containing protein, with translation MKKTECKLMDSSAWLSYFFATSKQVKTIIESNSMLYTSVISIFEIKRKLMRDGFEGDMEDALTFVEDRSIVINLDKDISRSAADLSIQYKLHAMDALIYACAKAMDSELVTADSDFEKLGDVLIIHQKL, from the coding sequence ATGAAGAAGACAGAATGTAAACTGATGGATTCATCCGCCTGGTTGTCCTATTTTTTCGCCACCAGCAAGCAGGTAAAAACGATTATTGAGTCAAACAGTATGCTCTACACCTCGGTAATATCCATTTTTGAAATCAAACGCAAATTGATGAGGGATGGTTTTGAAGGAGATATGGAAGACGCTCTTACTTTCGTAGAAGACAGGAGTATAGTTATTAATCTCGATAAAGATATTTCCCGGTCTGCGGCAGACCTTTCCATCCAGTATAAACTACATGCTATGGATGCATTGATTTACGCCTGTGCAAAAGCCATGGATTCAGAACTTGTAACAGCCGATTCTGATTTTGAGAAACTTGGTGATGTGCTTATAATTCACCAGAAATTGTGA